DNA from Anaerobranca gottschalkii DSM 13577:
ACCTCCAGTTACAGTTTGGCAATCAACTGATAGACTGACCAAAAACCTGCACCAATACCTAGAAATATACCTAAAATAAAAAGAAAAAAGCTTCCCGTTAATCTTTCTAAATAAGTTCCTAAATAAAAACCTATCATTATACAGGCGGTCATTAGTATTCCAATATAT
Protein-coding regions in this window:
- a CDS encoding AtpZ/AtpI family protein; this translates as MFKYFSLITYIGILMTACIMIGFYLGTYLERLTGSFFLFILGIFLGIGAGFWSVYQLIAKL